ACGCACCACGAGCGGTTTGCTATCATCAATGTACAATAAATCTTTTTGTTTGACAAACGCAACCAGCTTCGGTATCTGTGCTTCGATAGCCGATTGAAACTCTTCCGCTTTAACATGGTTGACAGACAGGGTGTCGATCATTTTTCGGATGACAAGCAAACTATCGGACGGCAAGGACGATTTTCCAAAATATTTAGGCCACAGCTCCTTGCTGATTTTATACATCTCACCGTGCAAGTAGCTTTTCCTTGCGAGAGCAGCCTGGTAAATCTGTTCAGCTGTTGAACCAGATTGGATGTCAAAGTCAAATTTTTTGTCGTAAAGTTCCTTGCCTAATCTAAAACTTCGTGGCGAAGGGTTAGGTGTCACTTTTAAAAATTGAACATACCCATTGATCGCCGCAATAGCTTGTTGTGAGGCCTTCTGAATAGCTTCCTTTTCTGAAGCCGACAGATCAGATTTTTTAAGTGAATCACGCAAGTCGTTTTCAAAAACAGATAAACCACCCAAATTCTGCTGAATGGCCAAATCGGTCAAGACCGAGGCCGGATTTTTAAGCTGTCCTTTCGCAGCCTCATAGTAGGCCGGAATCTTCGTCAACCGATGATATATCGCTTTAAGTCTGGTCGATAAAGGCGCATAATTCTCGGCAAGCATAAAAGCGATCGTCCCGCCAACATTGTACGAAGAAGGGTTCCACTCATACGCGCGCTCTTTTTCAATCGCCCAAATATTGGATTCAAGATAGTTTTGAATCAGATGATAATCTGTTTGCTGAGAAAGATTCAACGTACTCAGATCAAAATTTTTAAGGCTGTCCAAATGTCTTTTCGAAAACTCCAGTCGTAGTTTTTGCGCATCAGCATCAGGTATGGTCAACAAGGAATCATACTGATGGAATCCGACCTGGGTAGCCCATTCCGGATTTTCCTTCCAAAGCTGTAGAATAAAGCGGTCCTCATACGATTTAAATTTTTCATTCGCAGCAGTATCAACAGTAGATTGTCGGTCCTGAGTTCCCGATCCACAGGAAGCCATTAGGCCCAATCCAAAGATAGCAAGGGTATATGTTATAAGTTTCATTGGAGTATTTTGCCTAAAATTAACATTATTGTTGATGAATTTCAGCATTTTACTCCAATAATTTACAACTATAACCAGGTATGAAATTTCCGAATAAACCAATTTTTCACCCACTGCGTCAATAAACAATAGCAGATCAAAATACCGATAAGCCATGGAAAATAAGTTAGGGGCAGTGCCTCCATTTTTAAAGCAGCAGCAAATGGTGTAAACGGCAAAACAACACCGATAATCATCATCAAACTCGTCAACGCCACAACCGGTGCTGCAGCCCAGCTTTGAATAAAGGGTATTTTCTTGGTCCTTATCATATGGATAATCAATGTTTGTGAAAGCAATCCCTCCACAAACCAACCAGTCTGAAAGAGTGTTTGATCCGATACGGTATTGGCCTTGAACACGAAAAACAATACTGCAAAAGTGGCAAAATCAAACAGTGAGCTTATGGGACCAATAAATAACATAAACTTAGAGACACTGCCAGCGTCCCATTTCTTTGGCTCGACAATAAATTCCTCATCCATGCTGTCCCAGGGAATAGCTACCTGCGATATATCATAGAGTAGATTCTGAATAAGCAGATGCACGGGCAGCATTGGAAGAAATGGAAGAAAAGCGCTAGCACCAAGCATACTGAACATATTGCCGAAATTGCTGCTCGCCGTCATCTTGATATATTTAATGATATTGCCAAAAGTTCGACGCCCGTAAATAACCCCTTTTCGCAGCACCATAAGGTCCTTTTCCAACAGAATGATATCTGCGCTTTCCTTGGTGATATCGACAGCCGTATCCACGCTGATACCGACATCAGCCTCCTTAAGTGCCGCTGCGTCATTGATGCCATCGCCCATAAACCCAACCGTATGCCCCTTTTCCCTTAATGCCTTCACAACACGAACTTTTTGGAGCGGACTTAATTTCGCAAATACCGACACCCGATCAACACATTGATTTAGCTCGCTGTCCGTGATGCTATCTAATTCATTTCCATTGACGATCCGATCCACCGGAATGCCGACATCCAGACAGATTTTGCGTGTAATAATCTCATTGTCTCCAGTCAGTACTTTAATCGCAATCCCCAATTTCTGCAAGGCTTCAATCGCAGGCTGTGACGAGGGTTTGGCCGGATCCAAAAAGCCAATAAATCCGGTCAACGTCAATTTCGCTTCATCCGCAACAGCATAGGTCAACGGGTGACTACCTTCAAATTCTCGGATA
The Sphingobacterium multivorum genome window above contains:
- a CDS encoding DUF885 domain-containing protein: MKLITYTLAIFGLGLMASCGSGTQDRQSTVDTAANEKFKSYEDRFILQLWKENPEWATQVGFHQYDSLLTIPDADAQKLRLEFSKRHLDSLKNFDLSTLNLSQQTDYHLIQNYLESNIWAIEKERAYEWNPSSYNVGGTIAFMLAENYAPLSTRLKAIYHRLTKIPAYYEAAKGQLKNPASVLTDLAIQQNLGGLSVFENDLRDSLKKSDLSASEKEAIQKASQQAIAAINGYVQFLKVTPNPSPRSFRLGKELYDKKFDFDIQSGSTAEQIYQAALARKSYLHGEMYKISKELWPKYFGKSSLPSDSLLVIRKMIDTLSVNHVKAEEFQSAIEAQIPKLVAFVKQKDLLYIDDSKPLVVRKEPAYMAGVAGASISAPGPYDKGGNTYYNVGSLTGWTKEATESYLREYNHYILQILNIHEAIPGHYTQLVYANQSPSLIKSILGNGAMIEGWAVYTEQMMLENGYGDNAPEMWLMWYKWHLRTVCNAILDYSVHVKNMSEKDAMHLLVDEAFQQQAEAAGKWKRVSVSSVQLTSYFTGYKEIYDLREAVKQKEGKQFNLKAFNEKFLSFGNSPVKYIREMMLK